From one Humulus lupulus chromosome 8, drHumLupu1.1, whole genome shotgun sequence genomic stretch:
- the LOC133795421 gene encoding uncharacterized protein LOC133795421 has protein sequence MNSHYGSSSYLASSSSSSDDDDYYDDLEKQVVCQITANNNFCIAQHQNNEGSHRGSIPGHIVVNRDRENADCNLFNDYFAENPRFSASMFRRRFRMGRALFLHIYDVVQRHDNYFVQRRDGLGKLGLSGLQKVTTVFRMLAYGVPADATDEYIKIGESTALESLKRFCRAVVEVFGARYLRSPNADDVARLLHIGESRGFPAGGVSPPANYVIKGKEYNMGYYLADGIYPKWSTIVQTIREPRDPKKQFFARKQEACRKDVERAFGVLQSRFAIVAGPSRLWNKRILHDIMTSCIIMHNMIIEDERDFNAPIEERFEVPDPEVEMVGNDDARFQEFLARHRKIKDKDAHIALRNALIEHLWDEYSIGKLV, from the exons ATGAATTCTCATTATGGTAGTTCATCTTATTTGGcatcgtcttcttcttcttcagatgaTGATGATTATTATGATGATCTAGAAAAACAAGTGGTATGTCAAATTACTGCTAACAACAATTTTTGCATCGCTCAACATCAAAATAACGAAGGGTCACACAGGGGCTCAATTCCTGGTCATATAGTAGTCAACCGTGACCGAGAAAATGCTGATTGCAATCTCTTCAACGACTATTTTGCAGAGAACCCTCGATTTTCTGCCTCGATGTTTCGCCGAAGATTCCGAATGGGTCGTGCTTTATTCCTTCATATTTATGATGTTGTACAAAGGCATGACAATTACTTCGTCCAACGAAGAGATGGACTCGGTAAGCTTGGGTTATCGGGTCTACAAAAAGTAACAACCGTATTTCGAATGTTGGCATATGGTGTACCGGCAGATGCTACCGACGAGTACATCAAAATAGGAGAATCTACTGCTTTGGAAAGTTTGAAACGATTTTGTCGTGCTGTTGTCGAGGTCTTTGGAGCCCGCTATCTCCGATCACCTAACGCTGATGATGTTGCAAGGCTACTACACATTGGTGAAAGTCGAGGTTTTCC TGCTGGGGGTGTTTCTCCACCCgctaattatgtcattaaaggGAAAGAGTATAATATGGGTTATTATTTAGCTGACGGTATATATCCAAAATGGTCTACTATCGTTCAAACCATTCGTGAGCCACGTGACCCGAAGAAACAATTTTTTGCTCGAAAACAAGAAGCATGTAGAAAAGATGTAGAACGTGCGTTTGGAGTATTACAATCAAGATTTGCCATTGTGGCAGGACCATCGCGTCTATGGAATAAGAGGATATTACATGATATAATGACTTCATGTATTATTATGCATAATATGATAATAGAAGATGAACGTGACTTTAATGCACCCATTGAAGAACGGTTCGAAGTGCCAGATCCAGAAGTTGAGATGGTGGGTAATGACGATGCTCGATTTCAAGAATTTCTAGCTCGACATAGAAAAATCAAAGATAAGGATGCTCACATTGCACTTCGAAATGCATTAATTGAACACTTGTGGGACGAATATAGTATCGGAAAAttagtttaa